A stretch of Lasioglossum baleicum unplaced genomic scaffold, iyLasBale1 scaffold1542, whole genome shotgun sequence DNA encodes these proteins:
- the LOC143220770 gene encoding uncharacterized protein LOC143220770 has translation MRGKGKKKMARNNGKNGKKNKNSKNGKNNGSKSKGTKRSRRSGGRARFSMDIFNEEVMENAYYTCHNIMDVLKCRGFPWPESQKKKKKKGKK, from the coding sequence atgcgGGGAAAGGGTAAAAAGAAAATGGCCAGAAATAATGGcaaaaatggaaagaaaaataaaaacagcaaaaatggtaaaaataatgGCAGCAAAAGTAAGGGAACAAAGAGATCAAGGAGGAGTGGTGGAAGAGCAAGATTCTCTATGGATATCTTCAATGAAGAAGTTATGGAAAATGCTTATTACACTTGTCACAATATTATGGatgtattaaagtgcagaggaTTTCCTTGGCCAGAAAgtcaaaagaagaagaagaaaaagggaAAGAAGTGA
- the LOC143220768 gene encoding structural maintenance of chromosomes protein 5-like: MDNNYIDKGIITYIYLENFVTYNKVCVRPGRNLNVIIGPNGTGKSTIVCAIVLGLGGKPSTIGRAVHVMDYVKTGCEEAKIEIHLNSGKERDVVIQRVFNIQGKSFWFLNGKSSSTKEIIEVTKSFNIQIDNLCQFLPQDKVQDFSKMNPQELLENTERSVCDPIVLEHHKNLIQYRTDHKTLEQQIQSKQNILQAKSQIYDGLKESVSSIKEKKLIQKKIITLKQKKAWILYDQRRRELLKLKKEKEAAKTKVISLEAEIKPINDAIETTKSEIQLFQNSVADHSNKVKVKTLKLKRMMDDIQDRDNNVRDCENACKQRIQAEKARDHDIDVAQQQKNKLDNDLLVMLKDIGSEETLLKQRQQILSNIENRKNMINTLINNNSELKQKQERLNLQIRAQETELQLLDIETKRLQLLREKSIDTYKAVQWLSENQNIFSSTVHKPILLNINVKNAAYAKYLENIIPFRDLIAFVCENKRDMNMLLHHLRDEQKLQVNVVHSDPAKHVSMDPTVPLQHIKELGFTHYLVSLIEAPSTIMKYLISMYNLNNIPVGTSQVDNNIDHIPNNIRCYFSQNSIYMVNRSKYTGEKSIGMQSVSGTGMLSIVLDKSRLLNIEEKLKILKENKNDVLNKITEIDEQVHEQSKKLEEYRVNRNKYQQDIQQIQTLKSRISMMQKKITDLQNERTSIEKIKESCSNDIKVIVEKQLNIYKAYNTELEESFKCITAKEQAALALKLHNRALTVKMNDSQDLREKLKEAEDKMKQLSIELQPLKDEVQRMYNEALETTNGINPSDRAFAPINKAFNKLPPTIAEINNELNIAQATVFCMGNNIDAETVLREYEEVEKDIHSLKNFIHKKTKELESITQNIETLRQEWITSLSKTIEKIDSNFSTYFTEMGCVGEVSLAQPENNMEFDQYGLKIKVKFRDIDQLQELTRYHQSGGERAVTTAIYMISLQELSKVPFRCVDEINQGMDAINERRVFNLLVKMTGRENSSQYFLLTPKLLPDLQYSETVTVHCVFNGPSMIDHMEFDTEKYCKFIVRAMEKENESD, translated from the exons TAAGACCTGGTAGAAATTTGAATGTTATTATTGGACCTAATGGcacaggaaaatcaacaattgtTTGTGCCATTGTACTTGGATTAGGAGGTAAACCTAGTACCATTGGTCGTGCAGTTCATGTTATGGATTATGTGAAAACAGGATGCGAAGAAGCAAAGATTGAAATTCATCTGAATagcgggaaagaaagagatgttGTTATTCAAAGAGTGTTTAATATACAGGGGAAATCTTTCTGGTTTCTTAATGGAAAATCATCAAGTactaaagaaataattgaagtGACAAAAAGTTTTAATATTCAG aTAGATAATTTATGTCAATTTCTTCCACAAGATAAAGTACAAGACTTTTCAAAGATGAATCCACaagaattattagaaaatacAGAAAGGTCAGTTTGCGATCCCATAGTACTAGAACATCATAAAAATCTGATACAATATCGAACAGATCATAAAACTTTAGAGCAACAAATTCAAAGTAAACAAAACATATTACAAGCCAAATCTCAGATATACGATGGTTTGAAAGAAAGTGTGAGCAGTATAAAAGAGAAGAAATtaatacagaaaaaaattattacattgAAACAGAAAAAAGCATGGATACTATATGATCAAAGACGTAGAGAACTACTCaag TTGAAAAAGGAAAAGGAAGCTGCAAAAACTAAAGTGATATCTTTAGAAGCAGAAATAAAACCTATCAATGATGCAATAGAGACAACAAAATCAGAAATTCAACTATTCCAAAATTCTGTTGCAGATCAT AGTAATAAAGTCAAAGTCAAGACTTTAAAACTTAAAAGAATGATGGATGATATTCAGGATCGTGATAATAATGTTAGAGATTGCGAAAACGCGTGCAAGCAAAGAATTCAAGCGGAAAAAGCTCGAGACCACGACATTGATGTTGCACAGCAACAAAAGAACAAACTGGATAATGATTTATTAGTGATGTTAAAAGATATTGGATCTG AGGAAACTTTATTGAAGCAACGGCAACAAATATTATCTAACATAGAAAACAGAAAGAACATGATTAATAccttaataaataacaattcagAATTAAAACAGAAACAAGAACGCTTAAATCTTCAAATAAGAG ctCAAGAAACAGAACTACAGCTTCTTGATATCGAAACTAAACGATTACAACTATTAAGGGAAAAGAGTATTGATACATATAAAGCAGTACAATGGTTGAGTGAAAATCAGAACATATTTTCTAGTACAGTTCACAAACCGATATTACTTAacataaatgtaaaaaatgcTGCGTATGCGAAATATTTGGAAAATATTATTCCATTTCGAGATTTAATAGCATTCGTCTGTGAAAATAAACGGGATATGAACATGTTATTACATCACTTAAGAGACGAACAGAAATTACAAGTAAATGTTGTACATTCCGATCCTGCGAAACACGTTTCAATGGATCCTACTGTTCCATTACAACACATTAAAGAACTTGGCTTTACCCATTATTTAGTATCGCTGATCGAAGCTCCGAGTACtattatgaaatatttaatctctatgtataatttaaataatatacctGTAGGAACAAGTCAGGTTGATAATAACATTGATCATATACCGAATAATATACGTTGCTATTTTAGTC AAAATAGCATCTATATGGTTAATAGATCTAAGTACACAGGAGAAAAATCTATTGGAATGCAATCAGTATCGGGTACAGGGATGTTATCTATAGTATTGGATAAGTCAAGATTattaaatatcgaagaaaa gttgaaaatattaaaagaaaataaaaatgatgtgtTGAATAAAATTACGGAAATTGATGAGCAAGTACATGAGCAAAGCAAGAAATTAGAAGAATACAGagttaatagaaataaatatcaGCAGGATATTCAACAAATACAAACATTAAAATCTAGAATATCTATGATGCAGAAAAAAATTACTGATCTGCAAAATGAACGAACCAGtattgagaaaataaaagaatccTGTAGTAATGATATAAAG GTAATTGTGGAGAAACAACTAAACATTTATAAAGCATACAATACTGAATTAGAAGAATCTTTTAAATGCATTACGGCTAAAGAGCAAGCTGCATTAGCATTAAAATTACATAATCGTGCGTTAACAGTGAAAATGAACGATTCTCAAGATCTAAGGGAAAAACTTAAAGAAGCAGAAGATAAAATGAAGCAGCTTAGTATAGAATTGCAACCACTGAAGGACGAAGTACAAAGAATGTACAATGAAGCACTGGAAACTACCAATGGCATTAATCCTTCAGATAGAGCGTTTGCGCCCATAAATAAAGCATTTAATAAATTGCCACCAACTATAGctgaaattaacaatgaattaAATATCGCGCAGGCAACAGTATTTTGCATGGGAAATAACATAGATGCTGAAACT GTATTACGTGAATACGAAGAAGTTGAAAAAGATATTCACtccttgaaaaattttattcataaaaaaaCGAAAGAGCTGGAAAGTATTACACAAAATATAGAAACTCTACGACAAGAATGGATAACATCTTTATCGAAAAccattgaaaaaattgattccAATTTCAGCACGTATTTCACAGAGATGGGTTGTGTTGGTGAAGTTTCATTAGCACAACCGGAAAACAAC ATGGAGTTTGATCAGTAtggtttaaaaataaaagtgaaATTCAGAGACATTGATCAGTTACAAGAATTAACAAGATATCATCAAAGTGGTGGAGAAAGAGCTGTAACTACTGCTATTTATATGATTTCCCTTCAAGAATTATCGAAAGTACCCTTTCGATGCGTCGATGAAattaatcag GGCATGGATGCGATAAATGAAAGAAGAGTATTTAATTTACTTGTGAAAATGACTGGAAGAGAGAATAGTTCCCAATATTTTTTACTCACGCCAAAG ctATTACCTGATTTACAATATTCAGAGACAGTAACAGTACATTGTGTGTTTAATGGACCATCCATGATTGATCATATGGAATTTGATACAGAAAAATATTGCAAGTTCATTGTTAGAGCAATGGAAAAAGAGAATGAAAGTGACTAA